The following nucleotide sequence is from Calditrichota bacterium.
CCCACGAGTGGTCCTTGTCCCTTGCCACCGCGTCGCTGGAAAACGGCTACCACACGCTGCAAGTCGTTTTTGTGACAGCGGCAGGCCAGAGAGTGTCGCGCACCCGCGGATTCGTCGTGCAGAACGGCGGCCCGCAGGCGGTCTGGCGTTACCAGGCAGGGGCAGAGGTCATCACAGCACCGGCCTGCGATGGCGAGCGGGTGTACGTGGGCACCAGCGACGGTCGCATCATCGCCTTGCGCCTTGAGGACGGCACGCAAGCCTGGCCACCTCTGCAGGCAGCCGGTGCGGTTTTTTCCGCGCCCACGGTGCACCAGGGGGTGCTCTATTGTGGTGCAACGGATGGCACCTTCTACGCCGTGAATGCCGCAACTGGCGACTTGCTCTGGACCTATCAGGCAGACGGCGCGGTGCTCACGCCACCCGTGGTGGCCGACACGACCATCTACTTCGCGGGCAAGCAGACCATGTACGCCCTCGGCACCAAGGGCCACCAGCCCTTGTGGCAGTATCGCGCGAGCGGCATGATTGAATGCAAACCTGCGGTGGCCGGCGATCTGCTGCTCTTCGGCTCCTGGGACCGCCAATTCCGCGCTTTAGACCGACACACTGGCGCCCTGCGTTGGAACTGGAATCGCACCTCAAGCTTCTATTATGCGCCCGCCGCCTCGTGGCCGGTGGCCACTGCGGATCGCGTGTTCGTCTCGGATCCGGAACGCTACGTGAATGCCATCAGCCTCGCTAATGGCACCACCATCTGGTCCAGCAAGACGCCAGAAGCTTGGGACTCTATCGGCCTCTCTGAAGATGGGAATAGCACCCTCTACGTGCGTTCCTTAGACGGCTGCCTCTATGCGTTCTTGGCCGGCGAACCCACGCAGCTCCAACTCTGGACAACCAATGTGGGCTACGGCTGGGACACTACCCCTTCGATGCCGGTGGAAAAGGGCGGCGTGGTGTTTACCGGGAGCAAACCAGGCTTCGTCGTGGCGGTGGCGAGCTGGGGTAGCCTGCGCTGGCGCTACTGGCTCGCCCATGCCTATGTCGCCACCGTCACCCCCTTGGACGGTGAGCGGGTGGTCGCCGCGGCCTTGGATGGCACCGTGGCGCTCATCAGCGGCGCCGGCACTGGGGTTCCCGAGAGCGACACCGGGAAACCTGTTCCAGAGCGCGATCTCCTCCTTTACCCGTACCCCAACCCTTTCAACAGCAGCCTGGTTGTTCCCTACCAGGTCCGACGACCCCAAAGAGTGAACTTTTTGGTGACGAACGTCCTTGGGGAAACGGTCTTTTCGCACACGGTTGAACACGAGAGGGCAGGCCAGTTCCAGGTGGTCTGGTCCGGCACTGACCTGGTAGGACAAAGCCTCCCCTCGGGCGTCTATCTTCTGACTGTCGCAGGACCACAATTCCGCGAGACGCGCAAGGTTGTTCTGGTAAGGTAGCCATTTCCCGTCAGGGCAAGCTATCGCAAAGGAGGATGTGCCAATGACCGAGCTCAGGATCAAGACGTACAAAGCCCACTTCTTATGGGCAACCGTTGTGGCGGCGGTCGCGGTTGCTTCGTGCGCCAAGAAACCCCAACCGCAAGTTTTGCAGCCTCCGCGGGCGGAGAAGATTCCCACCACGCTGGTGATGCACGGCCACGCGCGCGTGGACAACTACTACTGGCTCAACCAACGCGACAACCCAAAAGTCATTGCCTACCT
It contains:
- a CDS encoding oligopeptidase B (PtrB; oligopeptidase that cleaves peptide bonds following arginine and lysine residues) codes for the protein MTELRIKTYKAHFLWATVVAAVAVASCAKKPQPQVLQPPRAEKIPTTLVMHGHARVDNYYWLNQRDNPKVIAYLEAENRYLEAALAHTKKLQNKLYKEIVGRIKQTDMSVPYLDNGYYYYTRFEKGKEYPIYARK